From Methanobrevibacter sp., the proteins below share one genomic window:
- a CDS encoding DUF1922 domain-containing protein, which produces MYLIFRCDCGRALYSKEGIATRKCVCGKTLKVKSRRIFKKVATREEASKAVQEMQDKIYGNTDFMLASDL; this is translated from the coding sequence ATGTATTTAATATTTCGTTGTGACTGTGGACGGGCACTATATTCAAAAGAAGGAATAGCTACACGCAAATGTGTGTGCGGAAAGACATTAAAAGTTAAATCCCGACGTATATTTAAAAAAGTAGCCACTAGAGAAGAGGCATCAAAAGCAGTCCAGGAAATGCAAGATAAAATATATGGAAACACTGACTTTATGTTAGCTAGTGATTTATAG
- a CDS encoding hemolysin family protein: MITITIEIIIILILMFLNGYLSMAELAVVSIRKSKMQKYLDEGNKKAQIVMNLNENPNEFLSTVQIGISLIGILTGAFGGVTLAEPLSELIYFIPYNDIISVTLVVIITTYLTLVLGEIVPKVIALNDPEKVALKVVKSIIILSKISKPISYVLAKSSSFVLWLMRIEDKSDEVVTEEEIELMIKEGRKDGTIEKEEEDIIKRVFKLDDQKVGSIMTPRNEIIWIDLEDDDDVNKIKIIESRRSIFPIAKGELDEFIGVVQAKDILSTIFRGEEVDVEKIVKEPLVVSEHMETLELLKEFKENQEYVHMSLVVDEFGSVEGLITLNDLLEGIVGHIPGIDEEDEPEATLRDDGTWLIDGRYHIDKFKRLFEFENPLPDEEADKYTTLAGFVLSISGTIPDEGDKYECGRFIFEIIDIDGRQIDKVLVTDLGPETDIAEE, translated from the coding sequence ATGATTACAATAACAATCGAAATAATTATAATATTAATTCTAATGTTTCTTAACGGATATTTATCAATGGCGGAACTTGCCGTTGTATCCATAAGAAAATCGAAAATGCAAAAATATTTAGACGAAGGAAATAAAAAAGCGCAAATTGTAATGAATTTAAATGAAAATCCAAATGAATTTTTATCAACAGTTCAGATTGGAATTTCACTTATCGGTATTCTAACCGGGGCATTTGGTGGAGTAACCTTAGCAGAACCTCTTTCCGAATTAATCTACTTTATCCCATATAATGACATTATTAGTGTGACACTAGTTGTTATTATAACCACATACCTCACACTTGTTCTCGGGGAAATCGTGCCTAAAGTTATTGCTTTAAATGACCCTGAAAAAGTTGCTCTTAAAGTTGTCAAAAGTATAATCATACTTTCAAAAATTTCAAAGCCCATCAGTTATGTTCTTGCAAAATCCAGCAGTTTCGTTTTGTGGTTAATGAGAATCGAAGATAAAAGTGACGAAGTAGTTACAGAAGAAGAAATCGAATTAATGATTAAGGAAGGAAGAAAAGACGGAACAATTGAGAAAGAGGAAGAAGACATTATCAAAAGAGTATTTAAGCTTGATGACCAAAAAGTCGGAAGCATAATGACTCCAAGAAATGAAATTATTTGGATTGACCTTGAAGATGACGATGATGTAAACAAAATCAAAATTATTGAAAGCAGAAGATCAATTTTCCCAATAGCTAAAGGAGAACTTGACGAATTTATTGGAGTTGTGCAGGCAAAAGATATTCTCTCAACAATATTCCGCGGAGAAGAGGTTGACGTTGAAAAAATCGTAAAAGAGCCTTTAGTTGTATCTGAACACATGGAAACATTGGAATTGCTTAAAGAATTTAAAGAAAATCAGGAATATGTACACATGTCTCTTGTTGTTGATGAATTTGGAAGTGTTGAAGGCTTAATTACATTAAACGATTTACTTGAAGGCATTGTAGGACACATTCCAGGAATTGACGAGGAAGATGAACCTGAAGCTACATTAAGAGACGATGGAACATGGTTAATTGACGGAAGATATCATATTGATAAATTTAAAAGATTATTCGAATTTGAAAATCCGTTGCCTGATGAAGAAGCGGACAAATATACTACATTAGCAGGATTTGTTCTCAGTATCAGTGGAACAATACCTGATGAAGGAGATAAATACGAATGCGGAAGATTTATCTTTGAAATTATAGATATTGACGGTCGCCAGATTGATAAGGTTCTTGTAACAGATTTGGGACCTGAAACTGATATTGCAGAGGAATAA
- a CDS encoding TraB/GumN family protein → MKRELLTIIGTAHVSEESVNEVKDAIYEQHPDIVAIELDRGRYEKLKKQMMGIEEDEHVPITQIIKENKVGLFLVSTLLGYFQSKIGAEVDVAPGSEMIGAIEASQDLKIPIALIDREINTTLQRALNKMSFKEKAKFGYGLIASVLGFDDDEEDEIDIEELKNSENIDDMMEMFKDEAPSVYEVLVHERDAYLAGKIMQIPYDKIIAVVGAGHKPGIENYLDNPETLPDLEQLEVISEKKGIPWLKIILALIPISFVVIFFLAFFNGINIAGNIYEFIIISVAMGFIGSILSGSKIQSAIVGGLMAPLTIIHPLLAAGWFSGLVEAKFRKVRQKDVHNLAHIENLRDLWSNNIFRILLVVIGTNLGVSIATLVILPSKVFIPLFMKIFGG, encoded by the coding sequence ATGAAAAGAGAATTATTAACAATAATTGGTACTGCCCACGTATCTGAAGAAAGTGTTAATGAAGTAAAAGATGCCATTTATGAACAGCATCCTGATATTGTTGCTATCGAACTTGATAGAGGAAGATACGAAAAACTGAAAAAACAGATGATGGGCATTGAAGAAGATGAGCACGTACCTATTACTCAAATAATAAAAGAAAATAAAGTAGGGTTATTTTTAGTAAGTACTCTTCTCGGATATTTTCAATCAAAAATTGGAGCTGAAGTTGATGTTGCACCAGGTTCTGAAATGATTGGTGCAATAGAAGCGAGTCAGGATTTAAAAATTCCAATCGCCCTAATTGACAGAGAAATAAATACCACATTGCAAAGAGCTTTAAATAAAATGAGCTTTAAAGAAAAAGCCAAATTTGGATATGGATTAATTGCTTCTGTTTTGGGTTTTGATGATGATGAAGAAGATGAGATTGACATAGAAGAGTTGAAAAATTCCGAAAACATTGACGATATGATGGAAATGTTTAAAGACGAAGCTCCAAGTGTTTATGAAGTTTTAGTTCATGAAAGAGATGCATATCTTGCAGGGAAAATAATGCAGATACCTTATGATAAAATCATTGCAGTCGTTGGAGCAGGACATAAACCCGGAATTGAAAACTATCTTGATAATCCTGAAACTTTACCTGACTTAGAACAATTAGAAGTTATTAGTGAAAAAAAAGGCATTCCATGGCTTAAAATAATATTGGCATTAATCCCCATTTCATTTGTCGTGATATTTTTTCTGGCATTTTTTAATGGGATAAACATTGCCGGAAACATATATGAATTTATAATAATCAGCGTTGCAATGGGTTTTATCGGATCAATTCTTTCCGGTTCAAAAATTCAATCTGCAATTGTTGGGGGATTGATGGCACCTTTGACAATTATACATCCTCTGCTTGCAGCAGGATGGTTTTCAGGTTTGGTAGAAGCCAAATTTAGAAAAGTAAGGCAAAAAGATGTTCATAATTTAGCCCATATTGAAAATCTTAGAGATTTGTGGAGCAATAATATATTTAGAATATTGCTTGTGGTTATTGGAACAAATTTAGGTGTCAGCATAGCCACATTAGTAATTTTGCCTTCAAAAGTTTTCATCCCATTATTTATGAAAATATTTGGCGGATGA
- the comB gene encoding 2-phosphosulfolactate phosphatase, whose amino-acid sequence MKVTLSFEESESDDVSIMVDALRASSTIVLALDIFEKVIPCFTKEDAFKLKDKLDGVVAGERGGKKIDGFDIGNSPSRIKDYKTDKNTLILTTSNGTRILENMHSTVLVGSLINAKYVAGQSVKIAKDHIDVVMAGVKGKFAIEDFLASGEILYWITQELPDCELSEYAQSAILASRPSESLKSFINSRSGKRLIELGYENDVELCSLKNITSNVAIYKNQELTLLKD is encoded by the coding sequence ATGAAAGTTACATTGAGTTTTGAAGAAAGTGAAAGTGATGATGTTTCTATAATGGTTGATGCGCTAAGAGCCAGTTCCACAATTGTGCTGGCTTTAGATATCTTTGAAAAAGTAATACCATGTTTTACAAAAGAAGATGCCTTTAAACTAAAAGATAAACTTGATGGCGTTGTTGCAGGAGAAAGAGGAGGTAAAAAAATTGATGGATTTGACATTGGAAACTCCCCAAGCAGAATAAAAGATTACAAAACCGATAAAAATACCCTTATTTTAACAACAAGCAACGGCACCAGAATACTTGAAAATATGCATTCCACAGTCCTTGTGGGATCTCTTATTAATGCAAAATATGTGGCGGGACAAAGTGTTAAAATAGCCAAAGACCATATCGACGTAGTAATGGCAGGAGTTAAAGGAAAATTTGCAATAGAAGATTTTTTAGCTTCAGGAGAAATATTATACTGGATAACACAAGAACTTCCCGACTGCGAATTAAGTGAATATGCCCAATCTGCAATATTGGCCAGCAGACCCTCCGAATCCTTAAAATCATTTATAAATTCAAGGTCAGGTAAAAGATTAATTGAATTGGGTTATGAAAATGATGTTGAATTATGCAGCCTGAAAAATATCACATCAAATGTTGCGATTTATAAAAATCAAGAGTTGACATTGTTAAAAGATTAA
- a CDS encoding calcium/sodium antiporter has product MDFGIIIQFVLLIAGFVFLIKGSDLFVDGSSSVASLLKIPAIIIGLTIVAFGTSAPEAAVSITSSLSGNNGLAVGNVIGSNLFNILFVIGVAALLGNLLMEKSVLKKDLPILLGITLLLTIFIITDWNISAIEGIILLVILILYVFSLIRTAKKDNDVKTDKPKLTPQKSIIFIVIGLAGIILGGDLVVKSASAIAIAFGMSETLVGLTIVAIGTSLPEFVTSLNALKKGENQLVIGNVVGSNIFNILFVLGASSAISPIPVDSSLITDIVFMIIVTIICFIFGKTQEKYDKKEGIILIALFIAYMAFAILRN; this is encoded by the coding sequence ATGGATTTCGGAATAATTATCCAATTTGTTTTATTAATTGCAGGGTTTGTATTTTTAATTAAGGGATCAGACCTTTTCGTTGATGGTTCAAGCAGTGTTGCATCACTTTTAAAAATACCTGCAATCATCATTGGTTTAACAATTGTAGCATTTGGAACAAGTGCTCCTGAAGCTGCTGTATCCATAACATCATCCCTTAGCGGAAACAACGGACTTGCAGTAGGTAATGTTATCGGAAGTAACTTATTCAATATATTATTCGTTATTGGAGTTGCTGCATTGCTTGGCAATCTACTGATGGAAAAAAGCGTGCTGAAAAAAGATTTGCCAATCCTATTAGGCATTACACTTCTATTAACAATATTCATCATAACTGACTGGAACATATCTGCTATAGAAGGAATAATTTTATTAGTTATTCTAATCCTATATGTATTTTCACTTATTCGAACTGCAAAAAAAGATAATGATGTAAAAACAGATAAACCGAAATTAACTCCTCAAAAGAGCATAATATTTATTGTCATAGGGCTTGCAGGAATTATACTTGGTGGGGATTTGGTTGTAAAGAGTGCTTCAGCAATAGCAATAGCATTCGGAATGAGCGAAACACTAGTGGGATTGACTATTGTGGCAATAGGCACATCTTTACCGGAATTTGTAACTTCACTTAATGCTTTAAAGAAAGGTGAAAATCAATTAGTTATAGGTAATGTTGTCGGGTCAAACATCTTCAATATATTATTCGTACTGGGCGCAAGTAGTGCAATAAGTCCAATACCTGTTGATTCAAGTTTAATTACAGATATTGTCTTTATGATAATAGTTACAATAATATGTTTCATATTTGGTAAAACACAGGAAAAATATGATAAAAAGGAAGGAATTATTTTAATCGCATTATTTATTGCATATATGGCCTTCGCAATTTTGAGAAATTAA
- the mmp10 gene encoding methyl coenzyme M reductase-arginine methyltransferase Mmp10 (Mmp10 (methanogenesis marker protein 10) is a cobalamin-requiring radical SAM methyltransferase that creates the methylarginine modification to methyl coenzyme M reductase.), with amino-acid sequence MQIVADVGGTPGRDCNGYCKYCYFRKVKEIKSFGCAHCLPNKVGCERCSKGVAESEGGFKTPFEVINNVQTFLMMNSGISGEITANISGGGDISCYPHLETVTANLNQFSISSHLGYTSGKGITDSEIATRLIDNGVNEVSFTVFSTDPQLRKEWVKDTNPEEALKACKTFCENVKLFGASVIIPGVNDGEVLRETCNSLESWGAKGILLMRFANTFNEGLILGNEPIIKGIESQPVEDFAELVKEINKEYKFRVSGTPLCDPETGGPFAISKSENEVFLQFIKPVTGDATIITSKTAEPFITKIFDKLEADSVNVVAVEKEIACLITKEDLEKLDLSEIKQAVILPGRSFVHQLDAERILSADGVERIVGRGPDTLSVDGEMSIDLTDENVIERELEQFNDLVDAINFFGMRLI; translated from the coding sequence ATGCAAATTGTAGCAGATGTTGGAGGGACACCCGGAAGGGATTGTAACGGGTATTGTAAATACTGTTACTTTAGAAAGGTAAAGGAAATTAAAAGTTTTGGCTGTGCACATTGTCTGCCAAATAAAGTCGGATGTGAAAGATGCAGTAAAGGAGTTGCTGAATCAGAAGGAGGATTCAAAACACCTTTTGAAGTAATAAACAATGTTCAGACATTTTTAATGATGAATTCCGGAATAAGTGGAGAGATTACTGCAAACATCAGCGGAGGAGGAGATATTAGCTGTTATCCTCATCTTGAAACTGTCACTGCCAATTTAAACCAATTTTCGATTTCATCACATTTAGGATATACAAGCGGAAAAGGCATAACCGACAGCGAAATTGCTACAAGACTAATTGACAATGGAGTTAATGAAGTATCATTTACAGTTTTTTCAACAGACCCCCAACTTAGAAAAGAATGGGTTAAAGATACAAACCCTGAAGAGGCACTTAAGGCATGTAAAACATTTTGTGAAAATGTGAAATTATTCGGTGCTAGCGTCATTATTCCAGGAGTTAATGACGGAGAAGTATTGCGAGAAACCTGCAATTCTCTTGAATCATGGGGAGCAAAAGGAATATTGTTGATGAGATTTGCAAATACCTTCAATGAAGGATTGATTTTAGGAAACGAACCAATCATTAAAGGAATTGAATCACAACCTGTCGAAGACTTTGCAGAACTTGTTAAAGAAATCAATAAAGAATATAAATTCAGGGTAAGCGGCACCCCATTATGCGATCCTGAAACTGGCGGCCCATTTGCAATATCTAAAAGTGAAAATGAAGTATTTCTACAGTTTATTAAACCTGTAACAGGTGATGCAACAATAATTACGTCCAAAACAGCAGAGCCATTTATTACCAAAATATTTGACAAATTAGAAGCAGACAGCGTTAATGTTGTGGCTGTTGAAAAGGAAATAGCCTGTTTGATTACAAAAGAGGATTTAGAAAAACTTGATTTAAGCGAAATAAAACAGGCAGTGATTTTGCCCGGACGGTCATTTGTTCATCAGCTCGATGCTGAAAGAATTTTAAGCGCTGACGGCGTTGAAAGAATTGTTGGCCGCGGCCCCGATACTTTAAGTGTTGACGGTGAAATGAGTATCGATTTAACTGATGAAAACGTTATAGAAAGAGAACTGGAACAGTTTAATGATTTGGTAGATGCAATAAACTTCTTTGGAATGAGATTGATTTAA
- a CDS encoding methanogenesis marker 7 protein, whose protein sequence is MYETLTFTGGVHKSEEFKELVEDLGGFILQDNILQMELVLSIAVPLEDVDKIERKADELLAKISVAPMAGSEIAIVSPTLARHHLPHAACDISEYLREYGAKDNMVGLARGDGKGTSGITEEEKRLIEEHDIAIFALGSFENCIKEKSFLYDDINIPVIVTGAPDIPVDELPGADAYVGGLGRIPRRLRRGPDIRALDKLVETVEKILTDKKHEMILDPPLVPSIVVKNAIENQVREVKDIFSPYPVTSQLDGVRVKLNYDEYADVIANVVVDGKKLSEIAEIKKSFMYDYILVKINSESSLVEDSN, encoded by the coding sequence ATGTATGAAACATTAACATTTACCGGCGGAGTTCACAAAAGTGAAGAATTCAAGGAATTAGTTGAAGATTTGGGAGGATTCATTCTTCAGGATAATATTTTACAAATGGAATTGGTTTTAAGTATTGCAGTTCCTTTAGAAGATGTTGATAAAATTGAAAGGAAAGCAGACGAACTTTTAGCAAAAATTTCAGTTGCTCCAATGGCAGGTTCTGAAATAGCTATTGTCTCACCAACACTTGCAAGGCATCATTTGCCTCATGCAGCATGTGACATTTCCGAATATTTGCGCGAATATGGTGCAAAAGATAATATGGTTGGTCTTGCCAGAGGTGATGGTAAGGGAACTTCAGGCATTACCGAGGAGGAAAAAAGACTAATTGAAGAACATGATATTGCCATTTTTGCTTTAGGCAGTTTTGAAAACTGTATTAAAGAAAAATCTTTTTTATATGATGATATCAACATTCCAGTTATTGTAACTGGGGCTCCAGATATTCCTGTTGATGAGCTTCCTGGTGCAGATGCATATGTTGGAGGTTTAGGAAGGATTCCTAGAAGATTGAGAAGAGGTCCTGATATCCGTGCACTTGATAAACTGGTTGAAACTGTTGAAAAGATTCTGACTGATAAGAAACATGAAATGATTCTTGACCCTCCATTGGTACCGTCCATCGTTGTTAAAAATGCAATTGAAAATCAGGTTAGGGAAGTTAAAGACATTTTTTCTCCATATCCTGTAACTTCACAATTAGACGGTGTTCGCGTAAAATTAAATTACGACGAATACGCTGATGTAATAGCAAATGTTGTTGTTGATGGCAAAAAATTATCTGAAATAGCCGAAATAAAAAAATCATTTATGTATGATTATATTTTAGTTAAGATTAACAGTGAGAGTTCTCTTGTTGAGGATTCAAACTAA